In the Flavobacterium acetivorans genome, one interval contains:
- the leuD gene encoding 3-isopropylmalate dehydratase small subunit, with amino-acid sequence MAYDKFNILRSSAVPLPIENVDTDQIIPARFLKATERVGFGDNLFRDWRYNGDDSPKADFVLNDTTYSGKILVGGKNFGSGSSREHAAWAVYDYGFRAVVSSFFADIFKGNCLNIGVLPVQVSPEFADAIFKAIEADPKTELEINLEAQTITLLTTGQQESFAINGYKKNNMLNGFDDIDYLQNIKEEIIGFADKLPY; translated from the coding sequence ATGGCATACGATAAATTTAACATCCTTAGAAGTAGTGCAGTGCCACTACCTATCGAAAACGTAGATACTGATCAAATTATTCCGGCGCGTTTCTTGAAAGCAACAGAACGTGTTGGTTTTGGCGATAACCTTTTCCGCGATTGGAGATACAATGGAGACGATTCTCCAAAAGCAGATTTCGTTTTGAATGATACAACTTATAGCGGAAAAATATTAGTAGGCGGAAAAAATTTTGGTTCAGGTTCTTCCAGAGAGCATGCTGCTTGGGCGGTTTACGATTACGGATTCCGTGCGGTAGTTTCTTCTTTCTTTGCTGACATTTTCAAAGGAAACTGTCTAAACATCGGGGTTTTACCAGTTCAAGTTAGCCCAGAGTTTGCTGATGCTATTTTCAAAGCTATTGAAGCTGATCCAAAAACCGAATTGGAAATCAACCTAGAGGCGCAAACTATTACCTTATTAACAACAGGACAACAAGAATCTTTTGCCATCAATGGTTACAAAAAGAACAATATGTTGAATGGTTTTGATGACATCGATTATTTACAAAACATCAAAGAAGAAATTATTGGCTTTGCCGATAAACTTCCTTATTAA
- a CDS encoding RNA recognition motif domain-containing protein, translated as MNIFVGSLPFSIEEADLRESFEAYGAVDSVKIITDKFTGRSKGFGFVEMPNDDDAQKAIDELNGATVQGRAIVVNKSEPKPEGERRSFNNNRGGDSRGGYGNNRGGDNRGGGDRGRY; from the coding sequence ATGAATATTTTTGTTGGAAGCCTTCCATTCAGTATTGAGGAAGCAGATTTAAGAGAGTCTTTCGAGGCTTACGGAGCAGTTGATTCAGTTAAAATTATCACAGATAAATTTACAGGAAGAAGTAAAGGATTTGGTTTTGTTGAGATGCCAAATGATGACGATGCTCAAAAAGCAATTGACGAATTGAACGGAGCGACTGTTCAAGGACGTGCAATTGTAGTAAACAAATCTGAGCCTAAACCAGAAGGTGAAAGAAGAAGTTTTAACAACAACCGTGGAGGTGATTCTCGCGGAGGTTACGGAAACAACCGTGGTGGAGACAACCGTGGTGGTGGAGACAGAGGAAGATATTAA
- a CDS encoding DUF6252 family protein produces the protein MKKYLVFISMLSFLISCQEDVKFNNPSFQGVKDNVFWRAVDSKAILEANGGLTIEAYSRNEVITLKTTSALPQTYFLGNSTSKRATYILTEADGTIIFSTGIGFGDGQIVITEYDELGRTVSGTFKFNAVNSSNNPFAGEFLNFQQGIFYKVPLVQ, from the coding sequence ATGAAAAAATATCTTGTATTTATTAGTATGTTGTCTTTTTTGATTTCCTGTCAAGAAGATGTCAAGTTTAATAATCCATCTTTTCAAGGCGTAAAAGACAATGTTTTTTGGAGGGCTGTCGATTCAAAAGCGATTTTAGAAGCCAATGGAGGTTTAACTATCGAGGCTTATTCCAGAAACGAAGTGATTACTTTGAAAACTACTTCTGCTTTGCCTCAAACTTATTTTTTAGGAAATAGTACTTCGAAGCGGGCGACCTATATTTTGACAGAAGCCGATGGTACAATTATTTTTTCTACTGGAATTGGTTTTGGCGATGGTCAAATTGTAATAACAGAATATGATGAGTTAGGGAGGACAGTTTCAGGTACTTTTAAATTTAATGCCGTGAATAGTAGCAATAATCCATTTGCGGGTGAGTTTTTAAATTTTCAGCAAGGGATTTTTTATAAAGTACCATTAGTTCAATAG
- a CDS encoding 30S ribosomal protein S16 gives MSVKIRLQRHGKKGKPFYWVVAADARSKRDGKYLEKIGTYNPNTNPATIDLNLDSAVKWLHNGAQPTDTAKAILSYKGALLKHHLDGGIRKGALTQEQADAKLAAWLEAKAGKVDAKKDGLTKAQADAKAKAFKAEQEVNAKRLAAAAQAEADAIAAATPVAEVEAEEAPAAEENNETTEA, from the coding sequence ATGTCAGTAAAAATTAGATTACAAAGACACGGTAAAAAAGGAAAACCTTTTTACTGGGTTGTAGCTGCAGATGCACGCTCAAAAAGAGATGGTAAATACTTAGAGAAAATCGGTACTTACAATCCAAACACAAACCCAGCAACTATCGACTTAAACCTTGATAGCGCAGTAAAATGGTTGCACAATGGTGCTCAACCAACTGATACTGCTAAAGCAATTCTTTCTTACAAAGGAGCTTTATTGAAACACCACCTTGATGGAGGTATTCGTAAAGGAGCTTTAACTCAAGAACAAGCTGATGCTAAGTTAGCTGCTTGGTTAGAAGCAAAAGCTGGAAAAGTTGATGCTAAAAAAGACGGTTTAACAAAAGCGCAAGCTGATGCTAAAGCTAAAGCTTTTAAAGCAGAACAAGAAGTTAACGCTAAACGTTTAGCTGCAGCTGCTCAAGCAGAAGCTGACGCTATCGCTGCTGCAACACCAGTTGCTGAAGTAGAAGCTGAAGAAGCTCCTGCTGCAGAAGAAAATAACGAAACAACTGAAGCATAA
- the leuB gene encoding 3-isopropylmalate dehydrogenase: MKYTIALLAGDGIGPEVINEAVKVSDAIAKKFNHEITWTPALTGACAIDAVGVPYPDETHEICMKADAVLFGAIGHPKYDNDPSAPVRPEQGLLLMRKKLGLFANVRPTFTFPSLIDNSPLKRERIEGTDLVFLRELTGGIYFGEKGRRDHGETAFDNCVYTRAEVQRLAKKGFELAMTRSKKLCCVDKANVLETSRLWRETVQAMEKEYPEVTVSYEFVDAVAMRLVQWPNSYDVLITENLFGDILTDEASVISGSMGLMPSASVGEHTSLYEPIHGSYPQATGLNIANPLATILSAAMMFEDAFGLKEEAAAIREVVNKSLEQGIVTEDLAEKGNKAYKTSEVGDWLVANL, translated from the coding sequence ATGAAATACACCATTGCCCTTTTAGCCGGAGACGGAATTGGACCAGAAGTAATCAATGAAGCCGTAAAGGTTTCGGATGCTATTGCCAAAAAATTCAATCATGAAATTACCTGGACTCCAGCTCTTACAGGAGCTTGCGCCATTGATGCCGTTGGCGTTCCCTATCCTGACGAAACGCACGAAATCTGTATGAAAGCCGATGCGGTTTTGTTCGGAGCTATCGGACATCCGAAATATGACAACGATCCATCAGCACCCGTAAGACCGGAACAAGGATTATTATTGATGCGCAAAAAACTAGGTTTGTTTGCCAATGTACGACCAACTTTTACCTTTCCGTCTTTAATTGATAATTCTCCTTTAAAAAGAGAACGCATCGAAGGAACCGATTTGGTTTTCTTAAGAGAGCTTACCGGTGGAATTTATTTTGGAGAAAAAGGAAGAAGAGACCACGGAGAAACAGCTTTCGACAACTGCGTTTACACCAGAGCAGAAGTACAACGTTTGGCAAAAAAAGGTTTCGAATTAGCAATGACACGTTCTAAAAAATTATGTTGTGTGGACAAAGCCAACGTTTTGGAAACTTCCCGTTTGTGGAGAGAAACTGTTCAAGCCATGGAAAAAGAGTATCCAGAGGTGACTGTTTCTTACGAATTTGTAGATGCGGTTGCGATGCGATTAGTACAATGGCCCAACTCTTATGACGTTTTAATTACCGAAAACTTATTTGGAGATATTTTAACAGATGAAGCTTCTGTAATATCAGGTTCTATGGGATTAATGCCTTCTGCATCCGTAGGAGAACACACTTCGTTGTACGAGCCAATTCACGGTTCTTATCCACAAGCAACCGGATTAAATATTGCTAATCCTTTAGCTACAATATTATCTGCAGCGATGATGTTTGAAGATGCTTTCGGCTTAAAAGAAGAAGCGGCAGCAATAAGAGAAGTCGTTAATAAATCACTCGAACAAGGAATTGTTACCGAAGATTTAGCAGAAAAAGGAAACAAAGCATATAAAACCAGCGAAGTAGGAGACTGGCTGGTTGCTAATTTGTAA
- a CDS encoding alpha-isopropylmalate synthase regulatory domain-containing protein, with protein sequence MEKRKIEIMDTTLRDGEQTSGVSFSAAEKLTIAQLLLEELNIDRIEIASARVSEGEFQGVKGIMVWAEEKGYSNKIEVLTFVDGGLSIEWMKKAGAKVQNLLTKGSLNHLTHQLKKTPEQHFAEIAQAIALANENNIVTNVYLEDWSNGMRNSPEYVFQYLDFLTKQPIKRVLLPDTLGVLIPSETFEFISKIVTRYPNTHFDFHAHNDYDLSIANVMEALKAGIQGLHVTVNGMGERAGNAPLESTVAVINDFMPEIAINVKESSLYSVSKLVETFTGYRIPANKPIVGDNVFTQTAGIHADGDNKNNLYFNDLLPERFGRKRKYALGKTSGKANIEKNLQELGLKLNPEDLKLVTQRIIELGDKKETVTKEDLPYIISDVLDSQSYQERIIVQSYILSHAKGMRPSTTLCLKIEGEIIEEHAQGDGQFDAFMNALAKIYKSKELELPQLIDYAVRIPPGSSSDALCETIITWTSNGKEFKTRGLDSDQTVAAIIATQKMLNVAAN encoded by the coding sequence ATGGAAAAAAGAAAAATTGAAATAATGGACACCACACTCCGTGATGGCGAACAAACCTCAGGAGTATCCTTTTCTGCTGCAGAGAAGCTAACCATTGCACAATTGTTGTTGGAGGAATTAAATATTGATAGAATCGAAATTGCTTCGGCACGCGTGAGTGAAGGCGAATTTCAAGGTGTAAAAGGAATAATGGTTTGGGCTGAAGAAAAAGGATATAGCAATAAAATTGAAGTGCTAACATTTGTTGACGGCGGACTTTCTATCGAATGGATGAAAAAAGCCGGAGCTAAGGTTCAAAACTTATTAACCAAAGGTTCTTTGAATCATTTGACACATCAATTAAAGAAAACACCCGAACAACATTTTGCCGAAATTGCACAAGCCATTGCGTTGGCAAATGAGAACAATATTGTTACCAATGTCTATTTGGAAGATTGGAGCAACGGCATGCGCAATTCTCCTGAATATGTTTTTCAGTATTTAGATTTTCTGACCAAACAACCCATCAAAAGAGTCTTACTTCCAGACACTTTAGGCGTTTTAATACCTTCTGAAACCTTCGAATTTATCTCTAAAATTGTAACGAGATACCCAAATACCCATTTTGATTTTCACGCACATAATGACTACGATTTAAGTATCGCCAATGTAATGGAAGCTTTAAAAGCAGGTATACAGGGACTTCATGTAACCGTAAACGGTATGGGAGAACGTGCTGGGAACGCTCCGCTTGAAAGTACCGTTGCCGTAATCAATGATTTCATGCCTGAGATTGCAATCAATGTAAAAGAATCTTCTTTGTACTCCGTGAGTAAATTGGTGGAAACATTTACAGGTTATAGAATTCCCGCCAACAAACCCATTGTTGGTGACAATGTTTTCACACAAACTGCAGGAATTCATGCCGACGGCGATAACAAAAACAATCTCTACTTTAATGATTTATTACCAGAACGTTTTGGCAGAAAAAGAAAATATGCCTTAGGAAAAACTTCGGGAAAAGCTAATATCGAGAAAAATCTTCAGGAGCTAGGTTTAAAATTAAATCCTGAAGATCTAAAATTAGTCACCCAAAGAATCATTGAATTAGGAGACAAAAAAGAAACCGTTACTAAAGAGGATTTGCCTTATATTATTTCTGATGTTTTGGACAGCCAAAGCTATCAGGAAAGAATTATAGTCCAATCGTATATTTTATCGCACGCCAAAGGAATGCGCCCTTCAACAACACTTTGCCTTAAAATTGAAGGAGAAATCATTGAAGAACATGCCCAAGGCGATGGCCAGTTTGACGCTTTTATGAATGCTTTGGCAAAAATATACAAGAGCAAAGAGCTCGAATTGCCTCAACTAATCGATTATGCAGTGCGAATCCCTCCCGGAAGTAGCTCAGACGCTTTATGCGAAACCATAATCACTTGGACAAGTAACGGAAAAGAATTCAAAACAAGAGGTTTGGATTCTGACCAAACAGTTGCTGCAATCATAGCAACACAAAAAATGCTGAATGTAGCAGCAAACTAA